The genomic interval TTAAGCGAAACCAGGTCTTGGAATTTTAGCCATACACCTTATGGCGACATAGTTGCTGATCCCAGCAACCGCTTATTTGCTGTTGGCTATGATATCGTGGGATTGCCTGATGATGCTATTGTATTATATTGGACAACTAATTTTGATCAAGCAGCAGGTCTGATTAATTTATCGGGTTCTGTTGACGCTTATGCTTTTACTCCTGATGGCAATACCTTAGTTGCCATTGGTAGCAATACTGGTACACTTTTGTTGCAAGCGGCTGATGTTTCACAAGTTTTTGATGCTTCTAGCAATACCACTGATGTAACGGTGAACCTTGATTTAAGCACTTGCCCTAATACGTCAATAAATTTTTCAACCATTCAGTCTTATTCTGTTAATTCAACGAAAACTTTATTGGTCGCTCTTGGCAATAGCAGCGAATTATACCTTGGCACAATTACCACTGACACGAACGGAGATTTAAATCTAACTTGTGCACCACCTTTAGCTATAGGCAGCATAGTAAGAAGTCTTAAAGTAACACCTAGTGGCAGATATATTACCGTAAACGACAGCAACGGTCAGGTTTGGCTAATTTCACCAAGTACTCCACGTATCTCAAATAAGGTTAATGCCGGTAGTGCAACCCAAGCAGTTAGCAGCATGGCCTTTAGTCATGAAACTACTGCACTATCTGATTTAACATTTTATGGTGGGGTTAGCGGCGATGGCTCAAATACTGGCAAAGTTATCAACGCCTCTATAAGGTAAATTCCTATGAGAATTATTTTTATAATATTTGCGATTGCAACAGCAATTATTTTTGCACCATATGCTTTTGCTGATGATAACCAAACACAAACTTTAGTGGAAAATGCTAATCAGAGCATTAGCGCAGGCGATTTTAATACTGCCTGTACAAATCTAGACCAGGCTCTTAAAATTGACCCCGATGACGTAGATATCTTGTACGCATTAGCTATAAACGCCGAACGCTGTGGGCGCAGTGATGCGATAGAAAAACTTGAGCATCTACTATCGCTTGACCCTAATGCTGATGAAGCTAGACTGCAACTTGCACTTATACAATCACGCCTTGGTAATAGTGATAAAGCTAACCAAGCGCTTGACTATGTATTAACTCGTCATCCTGATTTGCCTGCCGCTATTGCCATACAATGGCAAATACAAGCAGGCGTTGCTATCGAGCCCTCAGCTTGGCAACTTAACGGTCGACTGGATTTAGCTTTTGGTTATGACTCTAATCTTGGGCTTACTTCAACCGTATTACCGCAAGCATCACAACAAAGTGTTGGTTTGGCGTTAATTGATCTTGCCTTTGGGGCTCACTATCGCGGCCACAATCGACCCTATGTGGCTTTTGTGCGCTTTACTAGCATACAACCATTTAATGACCGTGATATTAGCACTAATAGTGCCGCAACTGTTATTGGCTTTGGCGCACTTGGCCGCAAATATTTTCAAGATATTGAAACCGTGCTTGATCTTCGATACGACGAAGTCTTCACTAATTCTTTTAGCAAACATCGCGAACGCATTATTGCCCCTAGCTTAACTTTCGCAAAATCAATAAACGCACTGCAAAGATTACGTGTTTTAGCAGGCTTTGACTATCATGATGTTATTGCAAGCCCACAAGCTCTTGATAAGAGCGCTGCCATTGAACCTGATAACTTGGTAGCGCGTCTGGGTTTACGCGATACTTTGTCTATTGATAATTGGTCAGTTACTGTTGATGCAGCCTATCGTCATAGTTTTCCACAAGCGACTGTTGCTGTAGGGGGTATTTCACGCAACGTCGATTTCTCTGAGTTTAGCGGACAACTATATGGTGAAATGCGTTTAACCCCAATGCTTTCAGCTTTGGCGCAAACTGGTCTAGCGACACGTAGCTTTACTGATAATGCTCGTCCACGCGAGTTAACCTGGCAAGCACAAGCTGGCCTGCGTGCAAGCTTTGAATTTATTGAACTACATGCTGAGTATGCTTATTTTCGCAATGATTCAAAAACTGATGCTTTTACTTGGGATAAACACTCATTTTTCGCGGGCGTGCGCGTTTATACGCTATAAGGGTAAGGAGAATAAACCATGTTACCACAACTTCTCATAGCCATCTTGTTGCAAGCCCCAGCTATGGCGATAAATGTTAAAGGCCATGTTGAAATGAAAATCGGCCCAACGCCTATTCAATTAACTCGTTTTGTCGCGGTGCCTGATAGTGCTACAGTCATTACTTATGAAAATTCTTTTGCGAGTTTACGCCTTTTTAGCGGTTCGTTAGTACGCATGGGGCCAAACACCCAGTTACTTATCAAACAATTAAATTATA from Deltaproteobacteria bacterium carries:
- a CDS encoding tetratricopeptide repeat protein, giving the protein MRIIFIIFAIATAIIFAPYAFADDNQTQTLVENANQSISAGDFNTACTNLDQALKIDPDDVDILYALAINAERCGRSDAIEKLEHLLSLDPNADEARLQLALIQSRLGNSDKANQALDYVLTRHPDLPAAIAIQWQIQAGVAIEPSAWQLNGRLDLAFGYDSNLGLTSTVLPQASQQSVGLALIDLAFGAHYRGHNRPYVAFVRFTSIQPFNDRDISTNSAATVIGFGALGRKYFQDIETVLDLRYDEVFTNSFSKHRERIIAPSLTFAKSINALQRLRVLAGFDYHDVIASPQALDKSAAIEPDNLVARLGLRDTLSIDNWSVTVDAAYRHSFPQATVAVGGISRNVDFSEFSGQLYGEMRLTPMLSALAQTGLATRSFTDNARPRELTWQAQAGLRASFEFIELHAEYAYFRNDSKTDAFTWDKHSFFAGVRVYTL